From Microlunatus capsulatus, a single genomic window includes:
- a CDS encoding metallophosphoesterase, whose translation MSGEPGADGRVAVVGDVGGHREALAAELVRLGADPATGRLPDDLTVVQVGDLVHRGPDSAGVVALADHYLRTQPRQWVQLVGNHEAQYLGEPLFDWPERLDPDVREVLRRWWADGAMRVAAAVGTDEDELLVTHAGLTAGFWAELGAPADATAAAAGLDALAGREDATLFRPGHMLTGRRPHRAAGPVWAAAATELVPGWVEHVLPFSQVHGHSSVYDWSQEEFRVPPELAVRTHLDVTARHETTRLVGGRLVGVDPGHGRRAASSWRALVLTGRVTP comes from the coding sequence GTGAGCGGGGAGCCCGGGGCGGACGGGCGGGTGGCGGTCGTCGGCGACGTCGGCGGGCACCGGGAGGCGCTGGCGGCCGAGCTGGTGCGGCTGGGCGCCGACCCGGCCACCGGCCGGCTGCCCGACGACCTCACGGTCGTGCAGGTCGGCGACCTCGTGCACCGGGGCCCCGACTCGGCCGGGGTGGTCGCGCTGGCCGACCACTACCTGAGGACGCAGCCGCGGCAGTGGGTGCAGCTGGTGGGCAACCACGAGGCCCAGTACCTGGGCGAGCCCCTCTTCGACTGGCCGGAGCGGCTGGACCCCGACGTCCGGGAGGTGCTGCGCCGCTGGTGGGCCGACGGCGCCATGCGGGTCGCCGCCGCCGTCGGCACCGACGAGGACGAGCTGCTGGTCACCCACGCCGGGCTGACGGCCGGGTTCTGGGCCGAGCTCGGCGCCCCCGCCGACGCCACCGCGGCCGCGGCGGGACTGGACGCGCTGGCCGGCCGGGAGGACGCCACCCTGTTCCGGCCCGGCCACATGCTGACGGGGCGCCGGCCGCACCGCGCCGCCGGGCCGGTCTGGGCCGCGGCGGCCACCGAGCTGGTCCCGGGCTGGGTCGAGCACGTGCTGCCCTTCAGCCAGGTGCACGGCCACAGCTCGGTCTACGACTGGTCGCAGGAGGAGTTCCGGGTGCCGCCGGAGCTGGCCGTCCGCACCCACCTGGACGTCACGGCCCGGCACGAGACGACGAGGCTGGTCGGCGGCCGCCTGGTCGGGGTGGACCCGGGCCACGGGCGCCGGGCGGCGTCGTCGTGGCGGGCGCTCGTGCTCACGGGGCGGGTCACGCCGTAG
- a CDS encoding glycoside hydrolase family 32 protein, with the protein MTSDDHGDLAAPVLHPRPRRGWLNDPNGLAHVDGTWHVFFQHNPGAPVHGEIAWGHVSSPDLLRWTEEPVALVPRPGHPDAAGCWTGCLVDDDGVPTAVYSAVTAHASDAQVLLATSDRTLRQWKQGTTAVVPAPDDPAVTDVRDPFVLTVDGRRYGVQGAGGSGRDGRPRLLLWGCDDLRRWEPLGPLLTDDDPVAAAVADAQIWECPNLVRLDGRWLLVLSLWRAVGDGEGELSGVRYLVGDLEPAGAGLRFVPTTGGVLDEGPAFYAPQLLPDGDRVLLWGWSWELGRSVEQVADAGWAGLLTCPRELGLVDGVLTSRPARELDALRGAVLDAAGPFAEQAFEVLADGPVGLTLADGDHEQLVLDPAFAAGGAVRVLVDGSLVEAFAADGRSLTTRAYPTPTSRWRVDGMARVHRLELPAG; encoded by the coding sequence GTGACCTCTGACGACCACGGCGACCTCGCCGCCCCCGTGCTGCACCCCCGTCCGCGGCGGGGCTGGCTGAACGACCCGAACGGGCTCGCGCACGTCGACGGCACCTGGCACGTCTTCTTCCAGCACAACCCGGGCGCCCCGGTGCACGGCGAGATCGCCTGGGGCCACGTCAGCTCCCCCGACCTGCTGCGCTGGACCGAGGAGCCGGTCGCGCTGGTCCCCCGGCCCGGCCACCCGGACGCCGCCGGCTGCTGGACCGGCTGCCTGGTGGACGACGACGGCGTGCCCACCGCGGTCTACAGCGCGGTGACGGCTCACGCCTCCGACGCCCAGGTGCTGCTGGCGACCAGCGACCGCACGCTGCGGCAGTGGAAGCAGGGGACGACGGCGGTGGTGCCCGCGCCCGACGACCCGGCCGTCACCGACGTCCGCGACCCCTTCGTGCTCACCGTCGACGGCCGCCGCTACGGCGTCCAGGGGGCGGGCGGCTCCGGCCGCGACGGCCGGCCCCGGCTGCTGCTGTGGGGCTGCGACGACCTGCGCCGCTGGGAGCCGCTCGGGCCGCTGCTGACCGACGACGACCCGGTGGCCGCGGCCGTCGCCGACGCCCAGATCTGGGAGTGCCCCAACCTCGTCCGGCTGGACGGCCGCTGGCTGCTGGTGCTGTCGCTGTGGCGGGCCGTGGGGGACGGGGAGGGCGAGCTGTCGGGTGTGCGCTACCTCGTCGGCGACCTCGAGCCCGCCGGCGCCGGCCTGCGCTTCGTGCCCACCACGGGCGGCGTGCTGGACGAGGGGCCCGCCTTCTACGCCCCGCAGCTGCTGCCCGACGGCGACCGGGTGCTGCTGTGGGGGTGGTCCTGGGAGCTGGGCCGCAGCGTCGAGCAGGTCGCCGACGCCGGCTGGGCCGGGCTGCTCACCTGCCCGCGCGAGCTGGGCCTGGTGGACGGGGTGCTGACCAGCCGGCCGGCCCGGGAGCTGGACGCGCTGCGCGGGGCCGTGCTGGACGCGGCCGGGCCGTTCGCCGAGCAGGCCTTCGAGGTGCTGGCCGACGGGCCCGTCGGCCTCACCCTGGCCGACGGGGACCACGAGCAGCTCGTGCTCGACCCGGCCTTCGCCGCCGGCGGGGCGGTCCGGGTGCTGGTCGACGGCAGCCTGGTCGAGGCCTTCGCGGCGGACGGCCGCAGCCTGACGACGCGCGCCTACCCCACCCCGACGAGCCGGTGGCGGGTGGACGGGATGGCGCGGGTGCACCGGCTGGAGCTGCCGGCCGGCTGA
- the metG gene encoding methionine--tRNA ligase: MSSRVLTAVAWPYANGPRHIGHVSGFGVPSDVFSRYQRMIGNDVLMVSGTDEHGTPISVQAEREGMTTRQLADKYNRVIVDDLQGLGLSYDLFTRTTTLNHYAVVQELFLGLWKNGYVVPKTTMGAVSPSTGRTLPDRYIEGTCPICGYDSARGDQCDNCGNQLDPADLIDPRSRINGETPKFVETEHFFLDLPALAGSLGKWLGDRTDWRPNVLKFSQNLLADLRPRAITRDLDWGVPVPLDGWRDQPMKRLYVWFDAVIGYLSASVEWARRTGDPDAWQRWWIDPEALSYYFMGKDNIVFHSVIWPGILLGHNGEGDHGGSTGPLGELRLPDEVVSSEYLTMSGAKFSTSRNKVIYVGDFLRDFGPDALRYFIAVAGPETTDSDFTWDEFVRRTNFELANEWGNLVNRSVSMAHKNNGAVPTPGTLTDLDHALLTTARGSFDVVGELLGRNKLKAAMGEAMRVAGAANKYLSDAEPWKLKDDPERRDTVLHTALQVVSDVNTLMTPFLPHAAQKVHEALGGSGVWAAEPEVREVSEEGGPDYPVIMGDYASEQARWASRPLEPGRPLVKPTPLFAKLDEKLGATGPDWAPIES; this comes from the coding sequence ATGAGCTCACGCGTGCTGACCGCCGTCGCGTGGCCGTATGCCAACGGCCCGCGCCACATCGGTCACGTCTCCGGATTCGGGGTCCCGTCCGACGTCTTCTCCCGCTACCAGCGGATGATCGGCAACGACGTCCTGATGGTCTCCGGCACCGACGAGCACGGCACGCCGATCTCGGTGCAGGCCGAGCGCGAGGGGATGACGACCCGCCAGCTCGCCGACAAGTACAACCGGGTCATCGTCGACGACCTGCAGGGCCTCGGGCTCTCCTACGACCTCTTCACCCGCACCACCACGCTCAACCACTACGCCGTCGTGCAGGAGCTGTTCCTCGGGCTGTGGAAGAACGGCTACGTCGTCCCCAAGACGACGATGGGCGCGGTCAGCCCGTCGACGGGCCGGACCCTGCCGGACCGCTACATCGAGGGCACCTGCCCGATCTGCGGCTACGACAGCGCCCGCGGCGACCAGTGCGACAACTGCGGCAACCAGCTGGACCCGGCCGACCTCATCGACCCGCGGTCGCGGATCAACGGCGAGACGCCGAAGTTCGTCGAGACCGAGCACTTCTTCCTCGACCTGCCCGCGCTGGCCGGCTCGCTGGGGAAGTGGCTGGGGGACCGCACGGACTGGCGGCCCAACGTCCTCAAGTTCAGCCAGAACCTGCTGGCCGACCTGCGGCCCCGCGCCATCACCCGCGACCTCGACTGGGGCGTCCCGGTGCCGCTGGACGGCTGGCGCGACCAGCCGATGAAGCGGCTCTACGTCTGGTTCGACGCCGTCATCGGCTACCTGTCGGCCTCGGTCGAGTGGGCGCGCCGCACCGGCGACCCCGACGCCTGGCAGCGCTGGTGGATCGACCCGGAGGCGCTCAGCTACTACTTCATGGGCAAGGACAACATCGTCTTCCACTCCGTCATCTGGCCGGGCATCCTGCTCGGCCACAACGGCGAGGGCGACCACGGCGGCAGCACCGGCCCGCTGGGTGAGCTCCGGCTGCCCGACGAGGTGGTCTCCAGCGAGTACCTGACGATGAGCGGTGCCAAGTTCTCCACCAGCCGCAACAAGGTGATCTACGTCGGGGACTTCCTCCGCGACTTCGGCCCTGACGCGCTGCGGTACTTCATCGCCGTCGCCGGGCCCGAGACGACGGACTCCGACTTCACCTGGGACGAGTTCGTCCGCCGCACCAACTTCGAGCTGGCCAACGAGTGGGGCAACCTCGTCAACCGCTCGGTCTCGATGGCCCACAAGAACAACGGCGCGGTCCCGACGCCGGGCACCCTGACCGACCTCGACCACGCGCTGCTGACCACCGCCCGCGGCTCCTTCGACGTCGTCGGGGAGCTGCTGGGCCGCAACAAGCTCAAGGCGGCGATGGGTGAGGCGATGCGGGTGGCCGGCGCGGCCAACAAGTACCTCTCCGACGCCGAGCCCTGGAAGCTCAAGGACGACCCGGAGCGCCGCGACACCGTGCTGCACACCGCCCTGCAGGTGGTCAGCGACGTCAACACCCTGATGACGCCCTTCCTGCCGCACGCCGCGCAGAAGGTGCACGAGGCCCTCGGCGGCAGCGGCGTCTGGGCGGCCGAGCCCGAGGTCCGCGAGGTCTCCGAGGAGGGCGGCCCGGACTACCCGGTGATCATGGGCGACTACGCCTCGGAGCAGGCGCGCTGGGCCAGCCGGCCGCTGGAGCCGGGCCGACCGCTGGTCAAGCCGACGCCGCTGTTCGCCAAGCTGGACGAGAAGCTGGGCGCCACCGGACCCGACTGGGCCCCGATCGAGTCCTGA
- a CDS encoding M20/M25/M40 family metallo-hydrolase — MLTPAESAALAALDDGAAVATLQELVAVPSVGGSAAEAEIQALLARRLADLGHDVDHWPLDLHTLRAHPGHPGEEVERAEAWGLVGTTGGRDGEDPVPALVLQAHVDVVPPGDLDAWGSDPFTPVLDGDDLVARGSNDMKGGLAAVLAAAAAVRASGVELVRPFAVHCVVGEEDGGLGAFATLQRGHRGAACVIPEPTGLDLVTANAGALTFRIEVPGVATHGSTAYVGVSAVDGYLGLHRALAALQDRRNEDPEPLLRHLPVAYPLSVGRLWAGDWPSSVPDRLVAEGRYGLRVEEDPATARAELEAAVAEAAGADPFLRDHPPVVTWPGGQFAGGHLPSGHVLRDVVGMAHSAVAGGPPPTERGAPYGSDLRLYAGASIPTLHYGPGDIRTAHGPGERVPLAEVLTCARVLTLVILRHCT, encoded by the coding sequence GTGCTCACCCCCGCCGAGTCCGCCGCGCTCGCCGCCCTCGACGACGGCGCAGCGGTGGCGACCCTGCAGGAGCTGGTCGCGGTGCCCAGCGTCGGCGGGAGCGCGGCCGAGGCCGAGATCCAGGCCCTGCTGGCCCGCCGGCTGGCCGACCTCGGCCACGACGTCGACCACTGGCCGCTGGACCTCCACACCCTGCGCGCGCACCCCGGCCACCCGGGCGAGGAGGTCGAGCGGGCCGAGGCGTGGGGCCTGGTCGGCACCACCGGCGGCCGCGACGGCGAGGACCCGGTGCCCGCGCTGGTGCTGCAGGCCCACGTCGACGTCGTGCCGCCCGGGGACCTCGACGCCTGGGGCTCGGACCCGTTCACCCCCGTCCTCGACGGCGACGACCTCGTCGCCCGCGGGAGCAACGACATGAAGGGCGGGCTCGCCGCGGTGCTGGCGGCGGCCGCCGCCGTCCGGGCCAGCGGCGTCGAGCTGGTGCGGCCGTTCGCCGTGCACTGCGTCGTCGGCGAGGAGGACGGCGGGCTGGGCGCGTTCGCCACCCTGCAGCGCGGCCACCGCGGCGCCGCCTGCGTCATCCCCGAGCCCACGGGCCTGGACCTGGTCACGGCCAACGCCGGCGCGCTCACCTTCCGGATCGAGGTGCCGGGCGTCGCCACCCACGGCAGCACGGCCTACGTCGGGGTCTCCGCGGTCGACGGCTACCTCGGGCTGCACCGGGCGCTGGCCGCCCTGCAGGACCGGCGCAACGAGGACCCGGAGCCGCTGCTGCGGCACCTGCCCGTCGCCTACCCGCTCTCGGTCGGCCGGCTGTGGGCCGGGGACTGGCCCAGCAGCGTGCCCGACCGGCTGGTGGCCGAGGGCCGCTACGGGCTGCGCGTCGAGGAGGACCCGGCGACGGCGCGGGCCGAGCTGGAGGCGGCGGTCGCGGAGGCGGCCGGCGCCGACCCGTTCCTGCGCGACCACCCGCCCGTGGTGACCTGGCCCGGTGGCCAGTTCGCGGGCGGGCACCTGCCTTCGGGCCACGTGCTGCGCGACGTCGTCGGGATGGCGCACTCCGCGGTGGCCGGCGGTCCGCCGCCGACCGAGCGCGGCGCCCCCTACGGCAGCGACCTCCGGCTCTACGCCGGCGCCAGCATCCCGACCCTGCACTACGGCCCGGGCGACATCCGCACCGCCCACGGCCCCGGCGAGCGGGTCCCGCTGGCCGAGGTCCTCACCTGCGCCCGCGTCCTGACGCTCGTGATCCTGCGGCACTGCACCTGA
- a CDS encoding adenosine deaminase: MTLAPDLLRSLPKVSLHDHLDGGLRPATVFEIAAEIGHPLPADSPEALGRWFAESANSGSLVRYLETFDHTIAVMQTPEHLRRVAREFVEDLAADGVVYGEARWAPEQHTRSGLTEADAVEAVRDGLAEGMLVCADRGQRLQVQQLVTSMRHVEPSTRIAELALAYRDQGVAGFDIAGAEDGFPAERFLPAFQLLKQASFPYTIHAGEAAGVDSIWGALQVCSANRIGHGVRVVEDITTNDDGSVTLGRLAAYVRDQQIPLELCPSSNAQTGAVASLDEHPFALLDGLGFLVTVNSDNQLMSGTTLSHEMGVLVDHLGFDLDGLERVTLNAAASAFLPYPLREELIDDVILPGFEAARG, translated from the coding sequence ATGACGCTCGCCCCCGACCTGCTGCGCTCGCTGCCGAAGGTCTCCCTGCACGACCACCTCGACGGCGGCCTGCGGCCCGCGACGGTCTTCGAGATCGCGGCCGAGATCGGCCACCCGCTGCCCGCCGACAGCCCGGAGGCGCTGGGTCGCTGGTTCGCCGAGTCGGCCAACTCCGGCTCGCTGGTCCGCTACCTCGAGACCTTCGACCACACCATCGCCGTCATGCAGACCCCGGAGCACCTGCGCCGCGTCGCCCGCGAGTTCGTCGAGGACCTGGCCGCCGACGGCGTCGTCTACGGCGAGGCGCGCTGGGCGCCCGAGCAGCACACGCGGTCCGGGCTCACCGAGGCCGACGCCGTCGAGGCGGTCCGCGACGGGCTGGCCGAGGGGATGCTCGTCTGCGCCGACCGGGGACAGCGGCTCCAGGTGCAGCAGCTCGTCACCTCGATGCGGCACGTCGAGCCCTCCACCCGGATCGCCGAGCTGGCCCTGGCCTACCGCGACCAGGGCGTCGCCGGCTTCGACATCGCCGGCGCCGAGGACGGGTTCCCCGCCGAGCGGTTCCTGCCCGCCTTCCAGCTGCTCAAGCAGGCGAGCTTCCCCTACACGATCCACGCGGGCGAGGCGGCCGGCGTCGACTCGATCTGGGGCGCGCTCCAGGTGTGCAGCGCCAACCGGATCGGCCACGGCGTGCGCGTCGTCGAGGACATCACGACCAACGACGACGGCTCGGTCACCCTCGGCCGGCTCGCGGCCTACGTCCGCGACCAGCAGATCCCGCTGGAGCTCTGCCCCTCCTCGAACGCCCAGACCGGCGCCGTGGCCTCGCTGGACGAGCACCCCTTCGCCCTGCTCGACGGGCTCGGCTTCCTGGTGACGGTGAACAGCGACAACCAGCTGATGAGCGGCACCACCCTCAGCCACGAGATGGGCGTCCTCGTCGACCACCTCGGCTTCGACCTCGACGGCCTGGAGCGGGTCACCCTCAACGCCGCCGCCAGCGCCTTCCTGCCCTACCCGCTCCGCGAGGAGCTGATCGACGACGTCATCCTCCCCGGCTTCGAGGCCGCGCGGGGCTGA
- a CDS encoding cytidine deaminase has protein sequence MDREGAAAPSGIDWELLRARAREMTALAYAPYSDYQVGAAALVDDGRVVVGCNVENAAFGVTLCAECGLVSALHASGGGRLVAFACVDKRGLALMPCGRCRQLLWENGGPECLVDTPQGVLPMTAVLPQAFGIDQLDAVDRHPDTPA, from the coding sequence CTGGACCGGGAGGGCGCAGCCGCGCCGTCCGGCATCGACTGGGAGCTCCTCCGCGCCCGCGCGCGGGAGATGACGGCGCTGGCCTACGCGCCGTACTCCGACTACCAGGTCGGCGCGGCCGCGCTGGTCGACGACGGCCGGGTGGTCGTCGGCTGCAACGTCGAGAACGCCGCCTTCGGCGTCACGCTGTGCGCGGAGTGCGGGCTCGTCTCGGCCCTGCACGCCAGCGGCGGCGGCCGGCTGGTCGCCTTCGCCTGCGTCGACAAGCGCGGCCTGGCCCTGATGCCGTGCGGCCGCTGCCGCCAGCTGCTGTGGGAGAACGGCGGGCCCGAGTGCCTCGTCGACACCCCGCAGGGCGTCCTGCCGATGACCGCGGTGCTCCCGCAGGCCTTCGGGATCGACCAGCTCGACGCCGTCGACCGGCACCCCGACACCCCCGCCTGA
- a CDS encoding ABC transporter permease — MSSVLDPAPAPAPGPRADGPGAGDGSAGRVESAERRRQRISTGALIALVGVLLLVSLGSTSGTARFALSNAFDEVQLPTVGLPGLPTVAVCAVVCLAAAAAFLSGRLRGRAPALAGTVAGLAVVLGFLTWAAAGRDLPFPVSNQLAGTLALATPLVFGALCGVLCERAGVVNVSIEGQFLSAAFAAAVVGSLTGSVPAAMLAAVLAGLAMAALLAVFSINYLVNQVVLGVVLNLLAVGITGFLFDQLVQPAADRYNSAPVLETLPIPVLSQIPFFGSVLFAQTVLAYLAAVSVLAVWLLLYRTTWGLRVRATGEHPEAVDTVGISVKTMRWSAVLVGGLFAGLGGSFFTLASTGSFSKEFTVGNGFIALAAVIMGRWRPVLATLMCLFFGFVTQMASQLQTLSTPMPSQFLLVLPYVATIIAVAGLVGRVRPPAADGVAYEK, encoded by the coding sequence GTGAGCTCCGTCCTCGACCCCGCCCCTGCGCCCGCCCCCGGCCCCCGCGCCGACGGCCCCGGTGCCGGCGACGGCTCCGCCGGCCGCGTCGAGTCCGCTGAGCGCCGCCGGCAGCGGATCTCCACCGGCGCGCTGATCGCCCTCGTGGGCGTGCTGCTGCTGGTCAGCCTGGGCTCCACCAGCGGCACGGCCCGCTTCGCCCTGTCCAACGCCTTCGACGAGGTCCAGCTGCCCACCGTCGGGCTGCCGGGGCTGCCCACCGTCGCCGTCTGCGCCGTGGTCTGCCTGGCCGCGGCGGCGGCGTTCCTCTCCGGGCGGCTCCGCGGCCGCGCCCCGGCCCTGGCCGGGACGGTGGCCGGGCTGGCCGTCGTGCTCGGCTTCCTCACCTGGGCCGCGGCCGGTCGGGACCTGCCCTTCCCCGTCAGCAACCAGCTCGCCGGGACCCTCGCCCTGGCCACCCCGCTGGTCTTCGGCGCCCTGTGCGGCGTGCTCTGCGAGCGCGCCGGCGTCGTCAACGTCTCGATCGAGGGCCAGTTCCTGTCCGCGGCCTTCGCCGCCGCCGTCGTCGGCAGCCTGACCGGCTCCGTGCCCGCGGCCATGCTGGCCGCCGTCCTGGCCGGGCTGGCGATGGCCGCCCTGCTGGCTGTCTTCTCCATCAACTACCTGGTCAACCAGGTCGTCCTCGGCGTCGTGCTCAACCTGCTGGCCGTCGGCATCACCGGCTTCCTGTTCGACCAGCTCGTCCAGCCCGCGGCCGACCGCTACAACTCCGCGCCCGTGCTGGAGACCCTGCCCATCCCGGTGCTGTCGCAGATCCCCTTCTTCGGCAGCGTGCTGTTCGCCCAGACCGTGCTCGCCTACCTGGCGGCGGTCTCGGTGCTGGCGGTGTGGCTGCTGCTCTACCGCACCACCTGGGGCCTGCGGGTCCGCGCCACCGGCGAGCACCCGGAGGCGGTCGACACCGTCGGCATCAGCGTCAAGACCATGCGCTGGTCGGCCGTGCTGGTCGGCGGCCTGTTCGCCGGGCTGGGCGGCTCGTTCTTCACCCTCGCCTCCACCGGCTCGTTCTCCAAGGAGTTCACGGTCGGCAACGGCTTCATCGCCCTCGCGGCGGTGATCATGGGCCGCTGGCGGCCGGTGCTGGCCACGCTGATGTGCCTGTTCTTCGGCTTCGTCACCCAGATGGCCTCCCAGCTGCAGACGCTCAGCACGCCGATGCCCAGCCAGTTCCTGCTGGTGCTGCCCTACGTGGCCACGATCATCGCCGTGGCCGGCCTCGTCGGGCGGGTGCGACCACCCGCCGCCGACGGCGTGGCGTACGAGAAGTGA
- a CDS encoding ABC transporter permease, with protein MTTTETAPAPGGPATPTASRRPARRFPWTDVVTTAAAFVLAFLVGAVLMIVSDTEVRSTFAYFFARPGDALGASWDKVSGAYAALLQGAVGGYGPLTQSAAQAAPLICAGLGVGLAFRAGLFNIGAQGQAILGAIVAAYIGFAWHLPPGVHLLVALLGGLVGGGVWGGVVGFLKARAGAHEVIVTIMMNYIAVGLLSYLLTTTAFLRPGRTDPISPVVDWNATFPRLEGGQLHLGFVLALLAAVGVWWLLDRSTTGFAIRAVGANPHAAATAGMSVARTTIITMALAGALAGLAGVQAALAPSANGVPVPLSAGLVGSVGFDAITVALLGRSRPLGIVLAGLLFGALHAGGLSMQSVAETPLTLTTALQALIVLFVAAPALIAKLLPWLRRRRLRPVGPAAEGGLA; from the coding sequence GTGACCACGACCGAGACCGCACCGGCGCCCGGGGGACCGGCCACGCCCACCGCCAGCCGCCGGCCGGCCCGCCGCTTCCCGTGGACCGACGTCGTCACCACCGCGGCCGCGTTCGTCCTGGCCTTCCTCGTCGGCGCGGTGCTGATGATCGTGTCCGACACCGAGGTGCGCAGCACCTTCGCCTACTTCTTCGCCCGGCCCGGCGACGCGCTGGGCGCCAGCTGGGACAAGGTGAGCGGCGCCTACGCGGCGCTGCTGCAGGGCGCGGTCGGCGGTTACGGCCCGCTCACCCAGTCCGCCGCCCAGGCCGCCCCGCTGATCTGTGCCGGGCTGGGCGTCGGCCTGGCCTTCCGGGCCGGCCTGTTCAACATCGGCGCGCAGGGCCAGGCGATCCTCGGGGCGATCGTGGCCGCCTACATCGGCTTCGCCTGGCACCTGCCCCCGGGCGTCCACCTGCTGGTGGCCCTGCTCGGCGGCCTCGTCGGCGGCGGGGTGTGGGGCGGCGTCGTCGGCTTCCTCAAGGCCCGTGCCGGCGCCCACGAGGTGATCGTGACGATCATGATGAACTACATCGCCGTCGGCCTGCTGTCCTACCTGCTGACGACGACGGCCTTCCTGCGGCCCGGCCGCACCGACCCGATCTCCCCGGTCGTGGACTGGAACGCCACCTTCCCCCGGCTCGAGGGCGGCCAGCTGCACCTCGGCTTCGTGCTGGCGCTGCTGGCGGCCGTCGGGGTGTGGTGGCTGCTCGACCGCTCCACCACCGGCTTCGCCATCCGCGCCGTCGGGGCCAACCCGCACGCGGCGGCCACGGCCGGCATGAGCGTGGCCCGGACGACGATCATCACCATGGCCCTCGCCGGGGCTCTCGCCGGCCTCGCCGGGGTGCAGGCCGCCCTGGCCCCCAGCGCCAACGGGGTGCCGGTGCCGCTGTCGGCCGGCCTCGTCGGCTCGGTCGGCTTCGACGCCATCACCGTCGCCCTGCTGGGCCGCTCGCGGCCGCTGGGCATCGTGCTCGCCGGCCTGCTGTTCGGCGCGCTGCACGCGGGCGGGCTCTCGATGCAGAGTGTCGCGGAGACCCCGCTGACCCTGACCACCGCGCTGCAGGCGCTCATCGTGCTGTTCGTCGCGGCGCCCGCCCTGATCGCGAAGCTGCTGCCCTGGCTGCGACGGCGTCGCCTGCGGCCCGTCGGGCCCGCAGCGGAAGGAGGGCTCGCGTGA
- a CDS encoding ABC transporter ATP-binding protein, which yields MTDQAPGLRLRGITKRFGSLAANDAIDLDVLPGEIHCLLGENGAGKSTLMNVLYGLLQPDEGEITVDGRPQVSRSPKDAIAAGIGMVHQHFMLVPVFTVAENLVLGQNAGGLLNMRRARQTVRALSERYRFDVDPDAVVEDLPVGVQQRVEILKALAEDARYLIFDEPTAVLTPQEIDELIAVMRSLRDEGKAIVFITHKLREVRAIADRITVIRRGRVVGTALPSESEGHLAELMVGRAVSLVVDKAPARTSPEPRLVLQGVSVASPGGTLAVRDLDLEVAGGEIVCVAGVQGNGQTELAEALLGLAPLTSGTVQLDGRPLPTGSPRDTIEAGVGFVPEDRQHDGFVGSFTVAENLVLNHFADAPYARGIALDLGSIRRNADERVAEFDIRTQSVDTPVASLSGGNQQKVVLARELSRPLSLLVANQPTRGVDVGAIEFLHHRLVAERDKGTAVLIVSTELDEVVALADRVVVMYRGRIVGTVPPSTSREVLGLMMAGVPAEEALASATSTTRSEEDAALEAALEEES from the coding sequence GTGACCGACCAAGCCCCGGGCCTGCGCCTGCGCGGGATCACCAAGCGGTTCGGCTCGCTGGCCGCCAACGACGCGATCGACCTGGACGTGCTGCCGGGGGAGATCCACTGCCTGCTGGGGGAGAACGGCGCCGGCAAGTCCACGCTGATGAACGTCCTCTACGGGCTGCTGCAGCCCGACGAGGGCGAGATCACCGTCGACGGCCGGCCGCAGGTCTCCCGCAGCCCCAAGGACGCGATCGCCGCCGGGATCGGGATGGTCCACCAGCACTTCATGCTCGTCCCGGTCTTCACCGTGGCCGAGAACCTGGTCCTCGGCCAGAACGCCGGCGGGCTGCTCAACATGCGCCGCGCGCGGCAGACCGTCCGCGCCCTCTCCGAGCGCTACCGCTTCGACGTCGACCCGGACGCCGTCGTCGAGGACCTGCCCGTGGGCGTCCAGCAGCGGGTCGAGATCCTCAAGGCCCTGGCCGAGGACGCCCGCTACCTGATCTTCGACGAGCCCACCGCCGTCCTCACCCCGCAGGAGATCGACGAGCTCATCGCCGTCATGCGCTCGCTGCGCGACGAGGGCAAGGCCATCGTCTTCATCACGCACAAGCTGCGCGAGGTGCGCGCCATCGCCGACCGGATCACGGTGATCCGGCGCGGCCGCGTCGTCGGCACCGCCCTGCCGAGCGAGTCCGAGGGCCACCTCGCCGAGCTCATGGTCGGCCGCGCGGTCAGCCTGGTCGTGGACAAGGCCCCCGCGCGGACGAGCCCGGAGCCCCGGCTGGTCCTGCAGGGCGTCTCGGTCGCCAGCCCCGGCGGCACCCTGGCCGTCCGCGACCTCGACCTCGAGGTGGCCGGTGGCGAGATCGTCTGCGTCGCCGGCGTGCAGGGCAACGGGCAGACCGAGCTGGCCGAGGCGCTGCTCGGGCTGGCCCCGCTGACCAGCGGCACGGTCCAGCTGGACGGCCGCCCGCTGCCCACCGGCTCGCCGCGCGACACCATCGAGGCCGGCGTCGGCTTCGTGCCCGAGGACCGCCAGCACGACGGCTTCGTCGGCAGCTTCACCGTCGCGGAGAACCTCGTGCTCAACCACTTCGCGGACGCGCCCTACGCGCGCGGCATCGCCCTCGACCTGGGGAGCATCCGCCGCAACGCCGACGAGCGGGTCGCCGAGTTCGACATCCGCACGCAGTCCGTCGACACCCCGGTGGCCTCGCTGTCGGGCGGCAACCAGCAGAAGGTGGTGCTGGCGCGCGAGCTCTCCCGCCCCCTGTCGCTGCTGGTGGCCAACCAGCCCACCCGCGGCGTCGACGTCGGCGCCATCGAGTTCCTGCACCACCGCCTGGTCGCCGAGCGCGACAAGGGCACCGCGGTGCTCATCGTCTCGACCGAGCTCGACGAGGTGGTCGCGCTCGCCGACCGCGTCGTCGTCATGTACCGCGGCCGCATCGTCGGCACGGTGCCGCCCAGCACGTCGCGCGAGGTCCTGGGTCTGATGATGGCCGGGGTGCCCGCCGAGGAGGCCCTGGCCAGCGCCACCTCGACCACCCGGTCCGAGGAGGACGCGGCCCTCGAGGCCGCGCTGGAGGAGGAGTCGTGA